CCGGAGGATATCGGCGGTGGTGAATTCGGACATGGCGGCTCCCGGGAACCTACGCCGCCCGCAGCGGCTGCTTGAAGCGGAACAGAGAGCGGCCCACCCCGTTCAGGGCAGCGCGCAGGGCGAAGGCCAGCGCCAGATAGGCGGCGGTGACCACCAGATACAGCCCGAACTGCTGGAAGTTGCGCGAGGCGATGAACTGCGCGGCGTAGGTCAGGTCCTTGACGTTGATGTACGACACGACCGCCGACCCCAGCATCACGATGATCACCTGACTGACCAGGGCCGGGTAGACCACCGCCAGCGCCTGACGCAGCACGACGGTCCAGAAGGTCTGGGCGCGGCTCAGGCCCAGGCTGGCCGCCGCCTCGACCTGCCCGCGCGGCACGGCGTCCAGCCCCGCACGGACGATCTCGGTGGCGTAGGCCCCCAGGTTCAGGGTCATGGCGAGCGCGGCGGCCTGAAGCTCGGTGAGCTGCACCCCCAGCGTCGGCAGCCCGAAGAACAGGAACAGCAGCTGCACGAAAAAGGGCGTGTTGCGCAGCGCCTCGACGTAGGTGCCCGCCGCCGCCCGCGCCACCGGGTTTCCGCTGCGGCGGCCCAGGGCGCCCAGCAGCGCGAGGCCGAAACCCACGGCGAGCGAGAA
The genomic region above belongs to Deinococcus gobiensis I-0 and contains:
- a CDS encoding amino acid ABC transporter permease, whose amino-acid sequence is MLSLTPEQWGELGQGALTTLGLTVFSLAVGFGLALLGALGRRSGNPVARAAAGTYVEALRNTPFFVQLLFLFFGLPTLGVQLTELQAAALAMTLNLGAYATEIVRAGLDAVPRGQVEAAASLGLSRAQTFWTVVLRQALAVVYPALVSQVIIVMLGSAVVSYINVKDLTYAAQFIASRNFQQFGLYLVVTAAYLALAFALRAALNGVGRSLFRFKQPLRAA